A region from the Saccharomonospora azurea NA-128 genome encodes:
- a CDS encoding inositol-3-phosphate synthase yields the protein MGENRRVKVAIVGVGNCAASLVQGVHYYRDADPNSRVPGLMHVQFGDYHVGDVEFVAAFDVDAKKVGQDLSEAILASENNTIKICDVPPLGVTVQRGHTLDGLGRFYQETIHESDEKPVDVVEALRAAEVDVLVSYLPVGSSEASKFYAQAALDAGVAFVNAIPVFIASDPEWAAKFEQAGVPIVGDDIKSQVGATITHRVMAKLFEDRGVQLDRTMQLNVGGNMDFKNMKELERLESKKISKTQAVTSQIERDLGKANVHVGPSDYVQWLDDRKWAYVRLEGRAFGDVPLNLEYKLEVWDSPNSAGIIIDAVRAAKIAKDRGVGGPLLSASSYFMKSPPEQYDDSTARDAVEKFIQGGLER from the coding sequence ATGGGCGAGAACCGCCGCGTAAAGGTAGCCATCGTTGGCGTCGGCAACTGCGCGGCGTCGCTTGTTCAGGGGGTCCATTACTACCGCGACGCCGACCCGAACTCGCGCGTGCCCGGACTGATGCACGTTCAGTTCGGCGACTACCACGTGGGTGACGTGGAATTCGTTGCGGCCTTCGACGTGGACGCGAAGAAGGTGGGCCAGGACCTCTCGGAGGCGATCCTCGCCAGCGAGAACAACACCATCAAGATCTGCGACGTCCCGCCGCTCGGCGTGACGGTGCAGCGCGGGCACACGCTCGACGGTCTGGGCCGCTTCTACCAGGAGACGATCCACGAGTCGGACGAGAAGCCCGTCGACGTCGTCGAGGCTCTGCGTGCCGCCGAGGTGGACGTCCTCGTGTCGTATCTGCCGGTGGGGTCCTCCGAGGCGTCGAAGTTCTACGCCCAGGCCGCTCTCGACGCCGGGGTGGCGTTCGTCAACGCCATTCCCGTCTTCATCGCGTCCGATCCGGAGTGGGCCGCGAAGTTCGAGCAGGCGGGCGTGCCGATCGTGGGTGACGACATCAAGTCGCAGGTGGGCGCCACCATCACCCACCGGGTGATGGCGAAGTTGTTCGAGGACCGGGGTGTCCAGCTCGACCGCACCATGCAGCTCAACGTGGGCGGCAACATGGACTTCAAGAACATGAAGGAGTTGGAGCGGCTGGAGTCGAAGAAGATCTCCAAGACTCAGGCCGTCACCTCGCAGATCGAGCGCGACCTCGGCAAGGCGAACGTGCACGTGGGGCCGTCGGACTACGTGCAGTGGCTCGACGACCGCAAGTGGGCCTACGTGCGGTTGGAGGGGCGCGCCTTCGGTGACGTGCCGCTGAACCTGGAGTACAAGCTGGAGGTCTGGGACTCGCCGAACTCGGCCGGCATCATCATCGATGCCGTGCGTGCGGCCAAGATCGCCAAGGACCGGGGTGTGGGCGGTCCGCTGCTGTCGGCCTCGTCGTACTTCATGAAGTCGCCGCCGGAGCAGTACGACGACTCGACCGCGCGGGACGCGGTGGAGAAGTTCATCCAGGGGGGCTTGGAGCGCTGA
- a CDS encoding transglycosylase domain-containing protein gives REPELITHRAYNGTADGPGGYDRFDGDGFDGFDDGIHDRARAENHETGLDSDPDGAPAPKKKGKAALTPAQRRKRRWKIIRRSIYAFVGLFFVLPAIAFAVTYFLVDVPSPSDVAKDQAKVVTYYYADGETEMGRDVPPDGGNRILLKPHEIPDHVKHAVYAAEDSTFETNPGFDITGILRAVYNQVTGGVGGGSTITQQYVKVATQNDDYSITRKWTEIVKAFKMNNEQSKKEIITAYLNTIYFGRGANGIETAAQAYYGKSARDINASEAALLAGMIQQPGRVDMPEVREKRWNYVMDRMVANGWLTQEERDAAQVPQLIDEEEYRPEAITGPEKFIERKVKQELEAKGYPEEKLQSGGYRVYLTIDQHAQEAAEQAVQQVMEGEDEKLQEALVAVDPKTGAVRAYYGGPHDPDVPGGQYDWASAQRNPGSSFKPFDLVALLKKGKGLGETYDGSAVRMFGDRPVRNANGTDCGPNCTVEEAMKLSINTVFFDIVVNEVGPQAVIDAATEAGIPEKGDGANPMPTMPTLDGNISIGGGDTMVSPLHMASAYATFADDGLRHETHFVAKLTTSDGEVVFDETSDVATEGEPAFSSDPAESKQIAGNVTKSLIPVLEYSELTCAGGHACAGKTGTHQYVGANGEKSDENAEAWMVGYSPQISAAVWVGTGRNEPIRNAQGGRVYGSGLPGEIWKQFMDTYHEGKPITEFPAVEPIGKIPTTPAPEPPPETPESTEATTETSTESEEPTQESPTTEPSESEGPPFGTMPGGPPDPTDDDDDDDGGGWFGRGRGDNGNSGNNGNNGD, from the coding sequence CGCGAGCCCGAGCTCATCACCCACCGCGCCTACAACGGCACCGCCGACGGGCCCGGCGGGTACGACCGGTTCGACGGCGACGGATTCGACGGATTCGATGACGGCATCCACGACCGTGCCCGGGCCGAGAACCACGAGACCGGTCTCGACTCCGATCCCGACGGCGCCCCGGCCCCGAAGAAGAAGGGCAAGGCCGCGCTGACCCCGGCACAACGGCGCAAACGCCGCTGGAAGATCATCCGGCGCAGCATCTACGCCTTCGTCGGCCTGTTCTTCGTGCTTCCCGCCATCGCGTTCGCCGTCACCTACTTCCTCGTCGACGTCCCCTCGCCCAGCGACGTGGCCAAGGACCAGGCGAAGGTCGTGACGTACTACTACGCCGACGGCGAGACGGAGATGGGCCGCGACGTCCCCCCGGACGGCGGCAACCGCATCCTGCTCAAGCCCCACGAGATCCCGGACCACGTGAAGCACGCCGTCTACGCGGCCGAGGACTCCACGTTCGAGACCAACCCCGGCTTCGACATCACGGGCATCCTGCGCGCGGTGTACAACCAGGTCACCGGCGGTGTCGGCGGTGGTTCCACCATCACCCAGCAGTACGTGAAGGTGGCCACCCAGAACGACGACTACTCGATCACGCGGAAGTGGACCGAGATCGTCAAGGCGTTCAAGATGAACAACGAGCAGAGCAAGAAGGAGATCATCACCGCCTACCTGAACACCATCTACTTCGGTCGCGGGGCGAACGGGATCGAGACGGCCGCGCAGGCGTACTACGGCAAGTCCGCGCGCGACATCAACGCGTCCGAGGCAGCGCTGCTGGCGGGGATGATCCAGCAGCCCGGCCGGGTCGACATGCCGGAGGTCCGCGAGAAGCGCTGGAACTACGTCATGGACCGGATGGTGGCCAACGGCTGGCTGACCCAGGAGGAGCGGGACGCCGCGCAGGTGCCCCAACTCATCGACGAGGAGGAGTACAGGCCCGAGGCGATCACCGGCCCCGAGAAGTTCATCGAGCGGAAGGTGAAGCAGGAACTCGAGGCCAAGGGCTATCCCGAGGAGAAGCTCCAGTCCGGCGGTTACCGCGTCTACCTGACGATCGACCAGCACGCCCAGGAGGCCGCCGAGCAGGCGGTGCAGCAGGTCATGGAGGGGGAGGACGAGAAGCTGCAGGAGGCACTCGTCGCCGTCGACCCCAAGACCGGCGCCGTGCGGGCCTACTACGGTGGTCCACACGACCCCGACGTGCCCGGTGGTCAGTACGACTGGGCGTCGGCGCAGCGCAACCCCGGGTCGTCGTTCAAGCCGTTCGACCTCGTCGCCCTGCTGAAGAAGGGCAAGGGTCTCGGCGAGACCTACGACGGCAGTGCCGTAAGGATGTTCGGCGACCGTCCCGTGAGGAACGCCAACGGCACCGACTGCGGACCGAACTGCACGGTCGAGGAAGCCATGAAGCTCTCGATCAACACGGTGTTCTTCGACATCGTCGTGAACGAGGTGGGTCCGCAGGCCGTCATCGACGCGGCGACCGAGGCGGGCATTCCCGAGAAGGGCGACGGAGCCAACCCCATGCCCACCATGCCGACCCTCGACGGCAACATCTCCATCGGCGGTGGTGACACGATGGTCTCGCCGCTGCACATGGCCTCCGCCTACGCCACCTTCGCCGACGACGGCTTGCGGCACGAGACACACTTCGTGGCGAAGCTGACGACGTCGGACGGCGAGGTCGTCTTCGACGAGACGTCCGACGTCGCCACCGAGGGCGAGCCGGCGTTCTCGAGCGACCCGGCCGAGAGCAAGCAGATCGCGGGCAACGTCACCAAGTCCCTCATTCCCGTGCTGGAGTACTCCGAGTTGACCTGCGCCGGCGGGCACGCCTGTGCGGGCAAGACCGGTACGCACCAGTACGTGGGCGCGAACGGCGAGAAGAGCGACGAGAACGCCGAGGCCTGGATGGTGGGCTACAGCCCGCAAATCTCCGCCGCGGTGTGGGTCGGCACGGGCCGGAACGAACCCATCCGCAACGCACAGGGCGGGCGCGTCTACGGCAGCGGGCTTCCGGGAGAGATCTGGAAGCAGTTCATGGACACCTACCACGAAGGCAAACCGATCACCGAGTTCCCCGCGGTGGAGCCCATCGGCAAGATTCCCACGACTCCGGCTCCGGAGCCTCCGCCCGAGACGCCGGAGTCGACCGAAGCGACCACCGAGACCTCGACCGAGTCCGAGGAGCCGACCCAGGAGTCGCCGACCACGGAGCCCAGCGAGTCGGAGGGCCCGCCCTTCGGCACGATGCCCGGCGGTCCGCCCGACCCCACGGACGACGACGATGACGACGACGGCGGCGGCTGGTTCGGTCGGGGACGCGGCGACAACGGCAACAGCGGCAACAACGGCAACAACGGGGACTGA
- a CDS encoding GntR family transcriptional regulator, which translates to MDDGRPLFVQIAEQIEDAIIDGSLPEESRAPSTNELAAFHRINPATAANGINKLVADGLLYKKRGVGMFVATGARETLLGRRRNAFAEKYIAPLLAEARRLGMDAEDLKKLIDSWEDDA; encoded by the coding sequence ATGGACGACGGGCGCCCGCTGTTCGTGCAGATCGCCGAGCAGATCGAGGACGCGATCATCGACGGCTCTCTGCCGGAGGAGAGCCGGGCACCGTCCACCAACGAGCTCGCCGCGTTCCACCGGATCAACCCGGCCACCGCGGCGAACGGCATCAACAAGCTCGTGGCAGACGGGCTGCTCTACAAGAAGAGGGGGGTCGGGATGTTCGTGGCGACCGGAGCGCGGGAAACGCTGCTCGGCCGGCGTCGCAACGCGTTCGCGGAGAAGTACATCGCACCGTTGCTCGCCGAGGCACGCCGGTTGGGGATGGACGCGGAAGACCTGAAGAAGCTGATCGACAGTTGGGAGGACGACGCATGA
- a CDS encoding MFS transporter: MSAQRHSTLFSAVKGQPRQVWITAFAAVIAFMGIGLVDPILLSIAEGLDASPSQVTLLFSSYLGIQVLAMLVTSASSARFGAKRTVLVGLSLIVLATLACGVAGSIEQLIGLRAVWGLGNAFFIATALSVIVGAATGGQAGAILLYEAALGLGLAVGPLLGAVLGDLSWRGPFFGTCVLMAVALVLCAVFLESDAGHRRPRVRLTDPLRALRHPGLARVSIGSACYTAAFFTVLAWSPFVLQWGAVAIGLVFFGWGVCVAVAGVVLAPKLAARLGEADATAVAVLGYGVLMAVMLVPAKPVLVVAIVVSGLVSGLLNTLFTGTAMSASGAPRPVASAGYNFCRWLGGALAATLVGHVAEWFGSAHAPFLVAAVLCLVATGVLAVGRRSAPTVTAEHV, encoded by the coding sequence GTGAGTGCTCAACGTCATTCGACCCTGTTCTCCGCCGTCAAAGGCCAGCCCAGGCAGGTGTGGATCACCGCCTTCGCGGCGGTCATCGCGTTCATGGGCATCGGTCTCGTCGACCCGATCCTGTTGTCGATCGCGGAGGGGCTGGACGCCTCGCCGTCGCAGGTGACCCTGCTGTTCTCGTCCTACCTGGGGATCCAGGTCCTCGCGATGCTCGTCACCAGCGCGTCGAGCGCCCGGTTCGGGGCCAAGCGGACGGTCCTGGTGGGACTCTCTCTGATCGTGCTGGCGACCCTCGCGTGCGGTGTCGCCGGCAGCATCGAACAGCTGATCGGACTGCGGGCCGTGTGGGGGCTCGGCAACGCCTTCTTCATCGCCACCGCGTTGTCCGTCATCGTCGGTGCGGCCACCGGAGGCCAGGCGGGCGCGATCCTGCTGTACGAGGCCGCGTTGGGGCTCGGGCTCGCGGTGGGTCCGCTGCTCGGCGCGGTGCTCGGCGACCTCTCGTGGCGCGGCCCCTTCTTCGGCACGTGCGTGCTCATGGCCGTCGCGCTGGTGCTGTGCGCGGTCTTTCTGGAGTCCGACGCCGGGCACCGGCGTCCGCGCGTCCGGCTCACCGATCCGCTGCGGGCGCTGCGGCACCCCGGTCTCGCGCGGGTGTCGATCGGTTCCGCCTGCTACACGGCGGCGTTCTTCACGGTGCTCGCGTGGTCGCCCTTCGTTCTCCAGTGGGGCGCGGTCGCCATCGGTCTGGTGTTCTTCGGCTGGGGTGTGTGCGTCGCGGTGGCCGGTGTCGTGCTGGCGCCGAAGCTGGCCGCTCGGCTCGGGGAGGCCGACGCGACCGCCGTGGCGGTGCTCGGCTACGGCGTCCTGATGGCGGTGATGCTCGTGCCCGCGAAGCCGGTGCTCGTCGTCGCGATCGTCGTGAGCGGACTGGTGTCCGGGCTCCTCAACACGTTGTTCACCGGAACCGCGATGTCGGCCAGCGGCGCACCGCGCCCGGTGGCCAGTGCGGGGTACAACTTCTGCCGCTGGCTCGGTGGTGCGCTCGCCGCGACGCTGGTCGGGCACGTCGCCGAGTGGTTCGGATCGGCCCACGCGCCGTTCCTGGTGGCGGCGGTCCTGTGTCTGGTCGCGACCGGAGTGCTCGCGGTGGGACGCCGCTCGGCACCCACGGTGACTGCCGAGCATGTGTGA
- a CDS encoding SDR family oxidoreductase, protein MADRPLALITGATRGIGAAVSAALAPTHRVLLGGRDADALRARARELPDAQPWPVDLTDAEALREECASIDSLDVLVHSAGVARLGSVAESEAAVWRDNLEVNVVAVAELTRLVLPALRAAKGHVVFVNSGQGLAARAGWGPYAASKFAVRAYADALRAEEEGRGVRVTSVYPGRTDTEMQQAVVSHEGGEYQPEKYLRPESVAAAVAAAVTASPDAHLTELTIRPRPAR, encoded by the coding sequence ATGGCTGACCGACCCCTCGCTCTCATCACAGGTGCCACCCGCGGTATCGGTGCGGCCGTGTCCGCGGCCCTCGCGCCCACCCACCGGGTGCTGCTCGGCGGAAGGGACGCCGACGCGTTGCGTGCGCGGGCGAGGGAGTTGCCGGACGCGCAGCCGTGGCCGGTGGACCTCACCGACGCCGAGGCGCTGCGCGAGGAGTGCGCCTCGATCGACTCGCTCGACGTGCTGGTGCACTCGGCCGGGGTGGCGAGGCTCGGCTCGGTGGCCGAGTCCGAGGCGGCCGTGTGGCGCGACAACCTGGAGGTCAACGTCGTGGCGGTGGCGGAGCTGACCCGGCTCGTTCTCCCCGCGTTGCGTGCGGCGAAGGGGCACGTCGTGTTCGTCAACTCGGGCCAGGGGCTCGCCGCCCGCGCGGGCTGGGGCCCGTACGCCGCGAGCAAGTTCGCCGTCCGCGCCTACGCCGACGCGCTGCGGGCGGAGGAGGAAGGGCGCGGCGTCCGGGTCACGAGCGTGTACCCGGGGCGTACCGACACCGAGATGCAGCAGGCCGTGGTGAGCCACGAGGGCGGCGAGTACCAGCCGGAGAAGTACCTGCGCCCCGAGTCCGTGGCCGCTGCCGTGGCCGCCGCCGTGACGGCGAGCCCGGACGCGCATCTCACGGAGTTGACGATCCGGCCGAGGCCGGCGCGTTAG
- a CDS encoding helix-turn-helix domain-containing protein: MDTVSRDGAGREDTNRRMLRARDAMDRDYATPLDIPALARIARVSEAHFTRTFRATFGETPHRYLQRRRVERAMFLLRDTDRSVTDICFAVGFGSLGTFSRTFRDIVGHSPRTYRNRTARAAIPTCFTKAWTRPRD, from the coding sequence ATGGACACTGTGAGTCGCGACGGAGCAGGCCGGGAGGACACCAACCGCCGGATGCTGCGCGCCCGCGACGCCATGGACCGCGACTACGCGACACCGCTGGACATCCCGGCTCTGGCACGGATCGCCCGCGTCTCCGAAGCGCACTTCACGCGCACCTTCCGCGCCACCTTCGGCGAGACACCGCACCGGTACCTGCAACGCCGCCGCGTGGAGCGCGCGATGTTCCTGCTCAGGGACACCGACCGCAGTGTCACCGACATCTGCTTCGCGGTCGGCTTCGGCAGCCTGGGCACCTTCAGCCGCACGTTCCGCGACATCGTCGGCCATTCGCCCAGGACCTACCGCAATCGAACGGCCCGGGCCGCCATCCCGACGTGCTTCACGAAGGCGTGGACGCGGCCCCGCGACTGA
- a CDS encoding VOC family protein, whose protein sequence is MLNAITHSQIFVLDQDEAVEFYVGKLGLEVCADVDLGFMRWLTVSAPGDPQRQILLEKPGPPSLSEETARQVRDLVTKGAAGGSLIFSTDDCHKTYETLRERGVEFTDEPTERPYGIDCGLRDPFGNHIRFTQPTQS, encoded by the coding sequence ATGCTGAACGCCATCACACACTCGCAGATCTTCGTGCTCGACCAGGACGAGGCCGTGGAGTTCTACGTCGGCAAGCTCGGCCTGGAAGTCTGCGCCGACGTCGACCTCGGCTTCATGCGCTGGCTCACCGTCAGCGCCCCCGGGGACCCCCAACGGCAGATCCTGCTGGAGAAGCCCGGGCCTCCGTCACTGTCCGAGGAGACCGCGCGGCAGGTTCGCGACCTCGTGACGAAAGGAGCCGCGGGCGGCTCGCTCATCTTCTCCACGGACGACTGCCACAAGACCTACGAGACCCTGCGGGAGCGGGGCGTCGAGTTCACCGACGAACCCACCGAACGCCCCTACGGCATCGACTGCGGCCTGCGGGATCCCTTCGGCAACCACATCCGGTTCACCCAGCCGACCCAGTCCTAA
- a CDS encoding PhoX family protein, which yields MSTEPRRLLPLLSSHRPGRSAVTCEYRCGNACAHPAPNTSDNSTFADVAKSVLSRRGALKATAVMSATAAGFAALSGTAAAESGVPVALAGKGGRRGERSVPGTDFTPVAPNTADAVTVPEGYDHEVVIRWGDPVLPGASRFDFHNQTAEAQSRQFGYNNDFVGLVAQDSSGWRYLMTVNHEYTTESHMFPAGTYDSANPTEEQVRIGWAAHGLSVVQVVREPRGGLRVVPSRYSRRITLNTEFEVRGPAAGSRYLTTSADPSGRSVFGTMNNCAGGVTPWGTILSGEENVNQYFANADAVTDPVEAERLRRYGFAAGESTRKWERFDKRWDIAKEPNEPNRFGWVVEIDPNDPDSTPIKHTALGRFKHEGANVKITKDGRVAVYSGDDERFEYIYKFVSNGRYKPGRSAHARRHNSRLLDDGTLYVAKFTGDSPAEEIDGSGTLPSDGEFDGTGEWIPLASGDVSHVPGMTAEEVYVFTREAADKVGATKMDRPEDIEPNPVNGRVYAALTNNSDRGMAGKGAADEANPRNGNRNGHVLEWEEKRGDAASTTFTWRLLLVCGDPAEADTYFGGFDKSQVSPISCPDNVTFDRYGNLWISTDGNALGSNDGLFSVPVDGSHRGQVKQFLTVPIGAEACGPVVTDDVVLVAVQHPGENGTPENPESHWPDGGTSPARPSIVAVWKKGKWGRSGRIGS from the coding sequence GTGTCCACTGAGCCCAGACGTCTGCTGCCCCTGCTGAGCTCCCACCGCCCCGGCCGTTCGGCCGTCACGTGCGAGTACCGCTGCGGTAACGCGTGCGCGCACCCCGCCCCCAACACCTCCGACAACTCCACCTTCGCCGATGTGGCGAAGAGCGTGCTCTCCCGGCGTGGAGCGTTGAAGGCGACGGCGGTGATGTCGGCGACCGCCGCCGGATTCGCGGCCCTGTCCGGCACGGCCGCCGCCGAGTCGGGCGTGCCCGTCGCCCTCGCGGGCAAGGGCGGGCGTCGTGGGGAGCGCTCCGTGCCGGGAACGGACTTCACCCCGGTCGCCCCGAACACGGCCGACGCGGTGACGGTTCCGGAGGGCTACGACCACGAGGTCGTGATCCGCTGGGGCGACCCGGTGCTGCCCGGCGCTTCGCGCTTCGACTTCCACAACCAGACCGCGGAGGCGCAGTCCCGGCAGTTCGGCTACAACAACGACTTCGTCGGTCTCGTCGCGCAGGACTCCTCGGGGTGGCGCTACCTCATGACCGTCAACCACGAGTACACCACCGAGAGCCACATGTTCCCCGCGGGCACCTACGACTCCGCGAACCCGACCGAGGAGCAGGTGCGGATCGGGTGGGCGGCCCACGGGCTGTCGGTGGTGCAGGTCGTCCGTGAGCCGCGCGGGGGGCTGCGGGTGGTGCCCAGCCGGTACAGCCGCCGGATCACGCTGAACACGGAGTTCGAGGTGCGGGGGCCCGCGGCCGGGTCCCGGTACTTGACGACGTCGGCGGATCCGTCGGGGCGCAGCGTGTTCGGCACGATGAACAACTGCGCGGGCGGGGTCACGCCGTGGGGCACGATCCTGTCGGGCGAGGAGAACGTCAACCAGTACTTCGCCAACGCCGACGCGGTGACCGACCCGGTGGAGGCCGAGCGGCTTCGGCGCTACGGGTTCGCCGCCGGCGAGTCCACGCGCAAGTGGGAGCGCTTCGACAAGCGGTGGGACATCGCGAAGGAACCGAACGAGCCCAACCGCTTCGGCTGGGTCGTGGAGATCGACCCGAACGACCCGGACTCCACGCCGATCAAGCACACGGCGCTCGGCCGCTTCAAGCACGAGGGCGCCAACGTCAAGATCACGAAGGACGGCCGGGTCGCGGTCTACTCCGGTGACGACGAGCGGTTCGAGTACATCTACAAGTTCGTCTCGAACGGTCGGTACAAGCCGGGACGCAGCGCGCACGCCCGCAGGCACAACTCGCGCCTGCTCGACGACGGCACGCTCTACGTCGCGAAGTTCACGGGCGACAGCCCGGCCGAGGAGATCGACGGCTCCGGCACGCTGCCCTCGGACGGCGAGTTCGACGGCACGGGCGAGTGGATCCCCCTGGCCAGCGGCGACGTCTCGCACGTGCCGGGCATGACGGCGGAGGAGGTCTACGTCTTCACGCGGGAGGCGGCCGACAAGGTCGGGGCGACCAAGATGGACCGTCCCGAGGACATCGAGCCCAACCCCGTCAACGGCCGGGTGTACGCGGCGCTGACCAACAACAGCGACCGTGGCATGGCCGGCAAGGGCGCCGCCGACGAGGCCAACCCGCGCAACGGCAACCGCAACGGCCACGTGCTGGAGTGGGAGGAGAAGCGCGGCGACGCGGCGTCGACGACGTTCACGTGGCGGTTGCTGCTGGTGTGCGGTGACCCCGCCGAGGCCGACACCTACTTCGGTGGTTTCGACAAGAGCCAGGTCAGCCCGATCTCCTGCCCCGACAACGTCACGTTCGACCGCTACGGCAACCTGTGGATCTCCACGGACGGCAACGCGCTGGGCTCGAACGACGGCCTGTTCTCGGTGCCGGTGGACGGCTCGCATCGCGGCCAGGTCAAGCAGTTCCTCACCGTCCCGATCGGTGCGGAGGCGTGCGGCCCGGTGGTCACCGACGACGTCGTGCTCGTCGCCGTCCAGCACCCGGGAGAGAACGGCACGCCGGAGAATCCGGAGTCGCACTGGCCGGACGGCGGTACATCGCCGGCGCGCCCGTCGATCGTCGCGGTGTGGAAGAAGGGCAAGTGGGGGCGGTCGGGCCGCATCGGTTCGTAA
- a CDS encoding DUF5318 domain-containing protein yields MRNQRQVVDYALQRRAVLAEYYSGRVSTLDVCDATPYLLRAAKFHGTPSEQACPVCRHEALTDVAWVYGDELRHVAGSARAPEELDRMADRFSEFTVYVVEVCRSCGWNHLLKSYVSGTGDPHPPSRRTAGQ; encoded by the coding sequence GTGCGAAACCAGCGGCAGGTCGTCGACTACGCGCTCCAGAGGCGCGCGGTGCTGGCCGAGTACTACTCGGGTCGGGTCAGCACCCTCGATGTCTGCGATGCCACTCCGTACCTGCTCAGGGCGGCCAAGTTCCACGGCACGCCCAGCGAGCAGGCGTGCCCTGTGTGCCGCCACGAGGCCCTGACCGACGTCGCCTGGGTCTACGGCGACGAGCTCCGCCACGTCGCCGGCTCCGCGAGGGCGCCGGAGGAACTCGACCGAATGGCCGATCGCTTCAGCGAGTTCACCGTCTACGTGGTGGAGGTGTGCCGGTCGTGTGGCTGGAACCATCTCCTCAAGTCATACGTCTCCGGAACCGGGGACCCGCATCCGCCGTCCCGGAGGACCGCGGGGCAGTGA
- a CDS encoding PadR family transcriptional regulator, with amino-acid sequence MLELAILGLLHEAPMHGYVLRKRLHETLGMVRTFSYGSLYPTLRRLLRAGLIVEEPAESTTGWNRRAKRVYKLTAEGKERFSELLADAGPQTWDDEGFGVHLTFFSRTPADVRMRILEGRRRRVEERREGLRAALARAEEKIDRYTRELHQLGLEASEREVRWLNELIAHEQAEQRGQQS; translated from the coding sequence GTGCTGGAGCTCGCGATCCTGGGGCTGCTGCACGAGGCGCCGATGCACGGGTACGTGTTGCGCAAGCGTTTGCACGAGACGCTCGGCATGGTCCGCACGTTCTCCTACGGCTCGCTCTACCCGACTCTGCGGCGGTTGCTGCGCGCAGGGTTGATCGTGGAGGAACCGGCGGAGAGCACCACCGGCTGGAACCGTCGCGCCAAGCGGGTCTACAAGCTGACCGCCGAGGGCAAGGAGCGGTTCTCCGAACTGCTCGCCGACGCCGGTCCGCAGACCTGGGACGACGAGGGGTTCGGGGTCCACCTGACCTTCTTCTCCCGGACACCGGCCGACGTGCGGATGCGGATCTTGGAGGGCAGGCGCCGCCGTGTCGAGGAGCGTCGCGAAGGTCTGCGGGCAGCGTTGGCCAGGGCCGAGGAGAAGATCGACCGCTACACCCGTGAGCTGCACCAGCTCGGGCTGGAGGCCAGCGAGCGGGAGGTGCGTTGGCTCAACGAGCTGATCGCGCACGAACAGGCCGAGCAGCGGGGACAGCAGAGCTGA